The following DNA comes from Halostagnicola kamekurae.
CAGAGGAAGTGACTATCCAATGCACGCAGTGTGGGGAAGTCTATCCTGCGCTCCGACTTGCTGGTGGCAAGCTAACGCGAGATTGTAATCAGTCAGTTTGTTGATGCAGGAATGAGTCATTTGCTGAGTTAAATAGGGACGACTGAGAAGTATGTTCTTCAAAATTACTAAGCGCCCCCGCTGTGATTTTCTGGACATAATGCCTTCCAGATTAGGTTCTCTTGCCCGAGAGTTGTCGCTCCCGTACTATGAGGACGCCTTCCCCGCACACGATATTTTCCATGCGAAACGAGTACGTGATGTCTCACTCAGGCTTGCGGACGAGCACCCTGACAGTGTTGACCGAGAAGTGCTGGCTTCAGCAGCGTGGTTTCACGATATCGGGCGGCCACTCGAACGCGTCGGGGACATTGACGATCACGACAAATGGGCGGCCAACGAAGTCACAACCCTTCTTGAGAATGAAGACGTGACGGATGACCGGATCACAGCTATCGAGCACTGTCTGCGGGCACACAGTATCCGAGCGAGCTCTCCGGACCCAGAGACGATCGAGGCTAAA
Coding sequences within:
- a CDS encoding HD domain-containing protein, producing the protein MPSRLGSLARELSLPYYEDAFPAHDIFHAKRVRDVSLRLADEHPDSVDREVLASAAWFHDIGRPLERVGDIDDHDKWAANEVTTLLENEDVTDDRITAIEHCLRAHSIRASSPDPETIEAKLLFDADKLDATGAVGIVRLACIIGERSGRTGNQYAVIDDKTTLSGDRAEVPDIDLVCEWARERLDALQTDPGRRLGESRWDFMENFFTQFTHEIDAGPKK